A part of Larimichthys crocea isolate SSNF chromosome VII, L_crocea_2.0, whole genome shotgun sequence genomic DNA contains:
- the LOC109139175 gene encoding odorant receptor 131-2, with the protein MADNNSLVGGRVSVMLNDNTVIIVQMLVIIFLSINLLLIMTFFKKECFHTTARYILFAVTLLSDSLMLLMSDILLIVNHFRFSMQIWICVIISVVVLLYDIVTPVTLTVMTLERYVAICMPLRHAELCSTRSTMHCILIIHALSSVPCIVILSTVFASASLSFYKQHRLCAMASLMLYRWQDHVRSAVNQCYFLIMFIIIVFSYAKIMQVAKAASGEDKKSSWKGLRTVILHGFQLLLCLIQMWTPFIEAAILPHDFILFIDVRYSNYILFSLTPKCLSPLIYGLRDEQFFQALKNFFGLYKTNI; encoded by the coding sequence ATGGCTGATAATAACTCATTGGTTGGTGGTCGGGTCTCAGTGATGCTGAATGACAACACAGTCATTATTGTGCAGATGCTGGTGATAATCTTTCTTTCCATCAACCTTTTACTCATCATGACGTTTTTCAAAAAGGAGTGCTTCCACACAACTGCACGCTACATCCTTTTTGCTGTTACACTTCTCTCTGATAGTTTGATGTTATTAATGTCTGATATCCTGCTCATAGTGAACCATTTTCGATTTAGCATGCAAATTTGGATATGTGTGATTATCTCTGTTGTGGTACTTCTTTATGATATAGTTACACCAGTTACTCTGACAGTAATGACCCTGGAGCGATATGTGGCCATCTGCATGCCCCTGCGTCATGCAGAGCTGTGCTCCACACGCAGCACTATGCATTGCATCCTCATCATTCATGCCCTCAGCTCTGTACCCTGCATTGTTATTCTCTCCACTGTCTTTGCATCAGCCTCTCTTAGCTTTTACAAACAACACAGGCTATGTGCTATGGCATCTTTAATGTTGTACAGGTGGCAGGATCACGTTAGGTCAGCTGTGAATCAGTGTTACTTCTTGATTATGTTTATCATCATTGTATTCTCCTATGCTAAAATCATGCAAGTGGCcaaagctgcatcaggagaggataaaaagtcgTCATGGAAAGGGCTCAGAAcagtaattcttcatggtttccagctgctgctctgtctaaTCCAGATGTGGACTCCATTCATAGAAGCAGCTATATTACCACAtgatttcatattatttattgatgtcaGGTACTCTAACTACATATTGTTTAGTCTTACTCCCAAATGTCTGAGTCCTCTCATTTATGGCCTCAGGGATGAACAATTTTTTCAAGCACTGAAAAACTTCTTTGGCttgtataaaacaaatatttga